DNA from Thermoplasma acidophilum DSM 1728:
TCTCTCCTGACAAGAATCCCATGATATGTCCTTGTATTTGCGAATGAAACGGTGGACGAAGCGTAAGATCCATTTGAGTTGCTGATGATCCATTCGGAATTAAGATCCATTAGCTATAAAAGTATACAATGTTATTAAATGTATTTAGTCAGTGCAATTTATGGAGAGGTAGCAAGAATCATCAACCGATAATTAGCGGTTAGCACTGATCAATCATATTGGAAATGATGCAAGATACCATTCCAAGATACTGTTTATACATCTTTGAAAGCCGTAAAACATTTTCTTTTCTGCACATTCATTTTCCTGTCATGATAGGTAATTATCACATTCGAACAGGATATTTCATTTGTTGTGAAAACACGAAAATAACAGATAAGATATGCCCGATAACGTGCGAATCAGAATTAATGTGCATCGAATTCTCTCTATCATCCCAGATCCATCTGTGCAGATACAGCTATCGAAAATAAAGGATAATAAATCAGGCTGAAGCGTAAATTGCGATTCCGGACTCTATAATGAAGCCTATACAAAAAAGCTATAAGCATATTTGACGATAAGCCCGTATGGTTAGGTATACACCGCTTGGCAATGGGCGGTTGCTTATAGCTTTTGATACTGATTACAGGATTGTTGATTTTTACTATTCAAAGTTTGCCTCCGAAAATCATTCGTCTGGTCATCCATTCTACTTTGGTGTTTCCGTGGATGGCAATTTCAACTGGATAGACAGAAATGCAATCAAGCACATGGACTACTACGACCACACCATGGTCTCTGTCGTCAACTACACGCATAACGGTATTGATTTCGAGAACAGGGATATGGTTGACATATACAAGGACATCTTTATTAGGCGGGTGGTTGCTGAAAACAAGACCGGTAAGGATGTAAACCTGAAGATCTTCTTTCACCAGAATTTCTACATATATGGCAATGACATAGGGGATACCGCTGCTTACTTTCCTGAATACCGCGGTGTGATCCATTATAAGGGAGGGAGATACTTTCTCGCATCCACTCTTGATGAGAGCGGTAATTTCTGCGATCAATATGCCACAGGGGTTAAGGATGTGGGTGAGCTGAAGGGCACATGGAAGGATGCCGAGGACAATGAATTATCAATGAACCCGGTGGCAATAGGTTCGGTGGATTCTGTCATAAGGCATTCCACGACTCTGAAGGCCGGTTCAAAGTTCACGCTCTATTATTTCATCATAGCGGGAAGAAACATCAACGATATAGAGAGCGAATATTCAAATGTGAATGTCCAGTACCTCCAAAAGCTTCTGAGGAGAACAACAAACTACTGGGAGCTCTGGTCTTCGAAGGTGACTCCCAGCCTGGATTCAGACACAACAGCGCTTTACCGCAGATCGCTCTTCGTGACTAAGAGCCACGCAAACGATCTTGGGGCCATAGCCGCATCCTGCGACAGCGATATACTGAAGCTGAGCCATGACGGATACTACTACGTCTGGCCCAGGGATGCCTCCATGGCTGCATACGCCTTGAGCATATCCGGGCACAGCGAAACCGCCAGACGCTTCTTTGCCCTGATGGAAGATTCACTTTCAGAAGAGGGATACCTGTACCACAAATACAACGTCGACGGCAAGATCGCCAGCAGCTGGTTACCGCACGTCATGAATGGCAAATCCATATATCCAATACAGGAGGATGAAACAGCTCTGGTGGTCTGGGCACTCTGGGAATACTTTAGGAAGTACAATGATATCGGCTTCACCGCACCGTATTATGAACGCCTTATAACCAGGGCAGCAGACTTTATGACCAATTTTGTTGACAACAACGGCCTTCCCAAGCCATCCTTTGATCTGTGGGAAGAGCGCTATGGAATCCATGCCTACACTGTTGCTACGGTTTATGCCGCCCTGAAAGCAGCTTCAAACTTTGCAAACGTTTTCGGCGATCCTGATCTATCGGAAAAATACGAAAATGCTGCGGAAAGGATGTACCATGCGTTCGATGAAAGGTTCTATTCTGAGGATACGGGATACTATGC
Protein-coding regions in this window:
- a CDS encoding glycoside hydrolase family 15 protein, which codes for MVRYTPLGNGRLLIAFDTDYRIVDFYYSKFASENHSSGHPFYFGVSVDGNFNWIDRNAIKHMDYYDHTMVSVVNYTHNGIDFENRDMVDIYKDIFIRRVVAENKTGKDVNLKIFFHQNFYIYGNDIGDTAAYFPEYRGVIHYKGGRYFLASTLDESGNFCDQYATGVKDVGELKGTWKDAEDNELSMNPVAIGSVDSVIRHSTTLKAGSKFTLYYFIIAGRNINDIESEYSNVNVQYLQKLLRRTTNYWELWSSKVTPSLDSDTTALYRRSLFVTKSHANDLGAIAASCDSDILKLSHDGYYYVWPRDASMAAYALSISGHSETARRFFALMEDSLSEEGYLYHKYNVDGKIASSWLPHVMNGKSIYPIQEDETALVVWALWEYFRKYNDIGFTAPYYERLITRAADFMTNFVDNNGLPKPSFDLWEERYGIHAYTVATVYAALKAASNFANVFGDPDLSEKYENAAERMYHAFDERFYSEDTGYYARAIIDGKPDFTVDSALTSLVLFGMKDADDPKVISTMQRISEDLWVNGVGGIARYQNDRYMRVKDDPSVPGNPWIITTLWMARYYMRFGDFEKAWNLIQWVKSHRQKSGIFSEQINPYNGEPLSVSPLVWSHSEFIISLLEYSDLIRNRS